Sequence from the Primulina huaijiensis isolate GDHJ02 chromosome 16, ASM1229523v2, whole genome shotgun sequence genome:
CTGGGCAGAATATTAGTCCTTCATCAATCTGCAGCCAAATAGTAGAAAAAAGGCAGTGGACCGTACAAAGTCTTCATcagaaattttttgttttcgaTTTTAACATTTGAATCTTTAAAGTTGACGATCAACAGAAGAATAAGGTTGTAATAATGAAAAGGCGGTGACTTTGTAAATATCAAATCTTGATTTCTGGGGCAGTATTGGATGCAGAAACCGATTAAGAATCAATTTTCAGTAGCAAATTCGAGAAAATTTCAGTTCCCGTGAATATTGAAGATGATAGTGTCGAAGTTACGGAAACAAagtgaaatgaaaaaaaataatttgagagAAACAAATTCTTGGACAATTATTCTACCTCAACTTATTAGTCAAATAGTTAAATTTGCTTTAGTAAATTTGAAACATGGATATTATAGAATCTTAAAAATTCcaaattaaattcataaaattagAAGTTACCAATGTAGAAGTAATatgaacataaaaattataaattggtTTTATTACAATTTATTGTTATTCccttgttatatatataatgctCCAATCGATTATTGGagcattatattattttatttttgaaaaaaaaaatatttttttttaaaaacctgAACtgctttatatattttaatgtgcttacattttataatgtttttttaatgtATTGAATTAAAAATCTCTTAGTTATAATTTACGCTTGATTAGACAGAGAACAAATGAGAGCATCTTACGTTAGTCATTGTGTGAATCTTTGGTAACATGTCATTTTCTCAGTTTTGACCCACCATTATTTTGAAACACGATGATTGTTTTTCTTCTtatctttaaattattattacactattaaataaaattgtagCTGGGGAAATGAAAACACGACTTATACGCTCCCAACTCCATACGAATAATCGTTCACCATACAGTAAAGTCGCTTTTACACCATACATTATTTTTACCATTCAGTCGAATCGAACTCCTTCAATCTTTTCCTTGCCTTAACTCATTCTCCTTCAACTTCTCCTTTTTCTTACGGGCACTTAAAGTTGCTTTCACCTTCGCCCACTCTTTCATCGAAGCAGCACTTCTCATGAAAGGACAAGTGTCGCTTATAACAATGTCCGGTACTGGCATTGGCACCCGTCCAGGCACTTTGTTAGTCGCTGGTGAGGCTGCATCTTCTTGTTCATCTACACTCGTGTGATTCTGCACCTTGGTTAAAGCATCCAAATTCGTTATTCTTGGAATTTCAGGTGCGATGATGACGGTGTCGTTGTCAGCTTTTTCCCTAGGTTTGCCAATATCTTCAACAGGGTGATTTCGATTGTTGGGGACTGGTATTTGCTGGTTTTTGTTTGTTGAACTCGAAACATCATTTCCATATAACAGTTGAGATTCTTGTTTTTCTGAAGTTGCGATGTCAGGCAAAATTTGTGCAAGATTGAATGACCTGTTAGTCGTGTCCCCAACCAGTTGTAACCATGATGATTTTTGAAGCCATGCGGCACCTCTGGATGATCTCATATCTTCAACATCGCTCAGTTTAATGGGTTGAATATCAGGAACTTTTTCCGATTCTTTGTAAGTGCTTGATCTCATATCTTCAACATCGCTCAGTTTAATGGGTTGAGTATCAGGAACTTTTTCCGATTCTTTGTCGGTGATTGATCTCATATCTTCAACATCGACCAGTTTAATGGGTTGAATATCAGGAACTTTTTCCAATTCTTTGTCAGTGCTTGATCTCATATCTTCAACGTCGCTCAGTTTAACGGATTGAATATCAGGAACTTTTTCCGATTCTTTGTCAGTGCTTGACCGGTTGTCACACGTTTCTTTTTTGCTCGGGGATGCAGCTTCAGGATTATGGTTCGTCAAAACATCTGAAATGTGGAAAGTAGCACTTCCCTTCTGATTAACCAGATCTCTCCATGCCGACTTTTTCGATAACGCCACACCATCAGTCAAGTGAGCGGAACCTGATTTTATTTCTGCTGGTCGAGTAGTCACATCAATCCGTAAATCACCGATGTGGTCTTGTGGGCCTTGCTTTCGCATCTTCCTTTTAGAAGGGGACATAACATTTGCATCATCCATGGATACATATGCTTTcctctttttgtcaaacgcatgCATCGATTTTTTACTTCCACGCGATTCATGTTCCTGTCCCCTGTTCTTAACCAGAGAAACTCTGTTATGTGGGTGGGAAATTATGTTAATCACAAGGCCGTCTTCGTCACTAACTTGATCATCCTCATAGCCCTGGACTTGCACATTATCAACCGAGCTAATAGAAGTATATGTTTTCTCAGTAAATTCAATCACGTTAGAAACTGGCTTAGCACGGTTCTCCCTCTCCAAGAACTTGTTCAATACGGACTTAACCATGTTAAGCTCTTCCTCGTTCACCCCACAAGTTTCTGTGTCAAGATAAATTCCAAACTTTTTCTCAGCCAATTTGAGAGGCACAGAATGCTCCTCACAATCACAGAAGTGGACAGGGAGGGGAGGAACTTCAACCCGTTGGAAACTATATTTGTGCTTTCCCGATCCTTTGAGAGGCAGAGGTTTTATCTTCAAAACAGAACCATAAATATTGACATGATGTATCAGCAATATTATATGATAGAAACAGAACAAAGATAAACTAGCAATTTAAATAAGAGACATATAGTTCGAGATTAAAAAGGAAAAACCTTTCTCAATTTGGGGAAATAAATCCGGAGATGCATTTGTTCAATGTCCAAGTTTTTCTTGGTTGTCTGCCAAGTATGCATGTTTTCATCAGCACAAACATTCTGATCTGGCAACTTTTTCCCAAGATCGGTATCTTCAGTCCATTCACGTCTCAAACGAAAAAGATAGTGTTCTTTGGCCTTCTCGAGTTTAAGCCTCCCCCTTTTCCACATACACCCATTATACTGCATAATTCATTCATCCAAGAACTAAGCACAACTCTTCGGCAAGTCAGACATTGAAATCTAACAATTTTGTATGGGAGTAAAACCATAAGTTAAAGTCTTCAATCAAATTTAcacaaatcttttttttctgGAAAATATTGACTCATATCCTCCAGAAActgcaaaaaaataaagtttttccTTGCTTATGATTGTATAGAGCTTCCTAAAACTCAATGATTACAATATTTTGTGAACTTCCTAATCAAATATGGCCTAGCCAATAGCATAACTTTCTACATATTCACGTAAGAACTGTACTTTTTTGAAGGCCTCAAAGTTCTTGATTTCTTAACCAGGAGAAAAGATTAATGGTGCTCTCACTGAGACTTTGGACGAGCATTCAAGTTTGAAGTGCGAACGAACGACAATTTACCTTTCACAATTTATCATTTGATACGTGTATTTCTGATATAAGAAAGTATTAATGCCATATACCAATGGCTAATGAACCCTTTCACGTTTAAGTAAATGAACTAAAAGAATATAGACCCTCCAGCCTAAACACGATAAATTCAAAACATATACACACAGGCAGGCATACATTAACATAAATAGAGAGGGAGACAGAAAGAAACCGTGCTGAATAGCTTGGCGAGTCCCTTCTCGGAGGCGGGAATGAAATCTAGGTAGGCGAAGCTGCGACCTTTGCTGCGAATAATTTCAACAGATTCCACAGTCCCTAAAACCGGTGAACTAAACGTCTTTCGCAAATCACCTTCCATTACAGTAGCTCCCAATCCTCCTATATAAATCCTCATCTTCTCTCCCATTATGTTTAATCAAAATTCAATCACCCGACCTAAAAATGCAGTTTCAATTGGTGATTAGGAGTACTATTCCCTCAAATTTTAGTTCAAACCCTAAACCATTAATTTGATCAGGAACGTAGATGGGCCGAATGTCAAGTAACAGTTTGAAGATGAAACAGTGGGCCAAGCTTAAAATGTAAACGGGCCTGTATATCGAGTACCGAATGCTACGTAATCAACTGACTCAGTGGCATGGACTtctatatgtatattattagataaaccaaaaatatatagtccttttatcaaattattaaaatatttttttatttaatacaaatattataaaaatatatttcagtaattttttatcaaataaaaaactaataatttttaaacataaaattatcaTATCACCAATAacatagaaaaatattataaaaatatatgaacatTTCCCAAATGCTCACATTCTTATAAAACCTTGTTGATTATTCGGATTATAGTAGTAAGTGCATAACAAAGTTTCTCAAAGTTAAAGTTCATTAAAACTTTATCCGATCAACCATGTAAAAAGAAAGAGTGAATAGACCGGCTACATAATCAATTGAGAAATAAATTGTTGAACAACTTGATTATACAAATTTGATTAGTAATTTTAGCTCTAAATTTGTAAGACGGGTTGTATTTTAATGATCATTTGGACACATAGTATGATttaaaaacttttttaaaatttagactcaaacccaaaaattattatttctttctcagacaaaaagaaaaaataataataattcaagtGATAAAATAACAAGATTTTCACATACCATTAAAATCTGAGAAAttcatctttaaaaaaaaatctgcgAATTCTCCCATTTTCGTTCATGTCGACTTATTTCCAACTTATTCGATGAAAGTGGATAAAATCCGAACCATGATTTTGAGGTATACTGTGTTATTGTTCTTGGTGTGTgtgtttgtttttaattttatttccaGCTATACAAAAATAGACATAATTAAAGAATtactataataataaaaaaagaaaagaagattgGACAGCATTACTCCTATTTATTAATCACaaaaatagaatataaaacCTAGCTGTTAAACGCGTCTTTTGAGCCTTGCTTTTAAAACGTCGTGCTTTTTGATAAACTTAATAGACGCGATTACTTCTATTCatctcaaaaaaagaaaaaaagaagcaaGCTGTTCCCTACTTTCGAAAGACAAACCAGTTTTCCGTGCTTATATGCGCGAGTTTATGTTACACCGAAAATTTTACTTCAggtttttgttttcaaaattttttaattttacagTGAGATCTCTCGGTGTAGCATAGACTCGTTCGTGTTTATATACTCGCTTCGGGAAAAAAGAGTAGTGATAATTGATGTTTTCTACgttgcatgcatgtgatttgATCATCTAGctctttttctttaattatctaatttaaatttaagatgtaattttttttttatgtataaatgTCTATTATTGTTTTGAGGATGGGAAACGAAAAATAGAATATGCCTAACCTAAAAGTTGCCTACATCTCGTACAATATGCATGAATGACACAGATTATTTTTTATGACGCGAGAAATCTCAACGGTTGCTTTTCTATGCATACTGTGTAAATTTCGGGCTAATGCAATAACCTTCAAACTACGCTAGTTAGGTAAACCAGATtactttttctattttttgaaaattgagtTTCCAATATATTGAATACTTATAATTCACTTAATGTACTCCATTTCTTCACGGAAATTCATTAACTTAATTTGCATGTTTCCTTTTGTTTTGGAAACTAACGTCATAGATGGAATTTGCGTGACTGTAATTTTATTGTTTGTACGGATAAATTAGTcatgtaaaaattcaaattGGAAAATAAGTCTTATGATCAATCagtcaaaagtcataaaataattCACTTtagtttcatttttttcttgttgTCAGTCAATTTACAATCTTAATATACTAATTTACATTTTCATGATTTAAGTTTTTTTCACTAGAGAGCTGACATGACACCGACAAAATGATGACGTGGAGACAAACATTACTGACGTGTCTGATGCTACGTCAAT
This genomic interval carries:
- the LOC140961708 gene encoding uncharacterized protein, coding for MGEKMRIYIGGLGATVMEGDLRKTFSSPVLGTVESVEIIRSKGRSFAYLDFIPASEKGLAKLFSTYNGCMWKRGRLKLEKAKEHYLFRLRREWTEDTDLGKKLPDQNVCADENMHTWQTTKKNLDIEQMHLRIYFPKLRKIKPLPLKGSGKHKYSFQRVEVPPLPVHFCDCEEHSVPLKLAEKKFGIYLDTETCGVNEEELNMVKSVLNKFLERENRAKPVSNVIEFTEKTYTSISSVDNVQVQGYEDDQVSDEDGLVINIISHPHNRVSLVKNRGQEHESRGSKKSMHAFDKKRKAYVSMDDANVMSPSKRKMRKQGPQDHIGDLRIDVTTRPAEIKSGSAHLTDGVALSKKSAWRDLVNQKGSATFHISDVLTNHNPEAASPSKKETCDNRSSTDKESEKVPDIQSVKLSDVEDMRSSTDKELEKVPDIQPIKLVDVEDMRSITDKESEKVPDTQPIKLSDVEDMRSSTYKESEKVPDIQPIKLSDVEDMRSSRGAAWLQKSSWLQLVGDTTNRSFNLAQILPDIATSEKQESQLLYGNDVSSSTNKNQQIPVPNNRNHPVEDIGKPREKADNDTVIIAPEIPRITNLDALTKVQNHTSVDEQEDAASPATNKVPGRVPMPVPDIVISDTCPFMRSAASMKEWAKVKATLSARKKKEKLKENELRQGKD